Within Alcaligenes sp. SDU_A2, the genomic segment TCGCCTCTCGCGAACAGGTCATGCTGGTGCTGGACAAAGTGGTTGCCTATTTCGAGCAGCACGAACCCAGCCACCCCGCCCCTTTGCTGCTGCGTCGCGCCCAGCAATTGGTTCCTATGGGCTTTCATGAATTGATCCAGGACCTGGCACCCAGCGCCTGGGATCAGATTCAGGTCTTTATGCCCCGTCCGCCGTCGGCGGATCTTGCCTCTTAATCCAATGAATCAAACGGAGAAGACCTGATGTCTGCGAAATCCAATACTGGCAGCGGCCAGAAGTTTCTGGGCCGCAACCGCGCCCCGCGTGTGCAGATCGAATATGACGTAGAGCTGTATGGTGCCGAGCACCGTGTGCAGCTGCCTTTTGTAATGGGTGTGCTGGCCGATCTGGCTGGACACAACACGGACAGCCAGCCGGAGCTGGGCGAGCGCAAGTTTCTGGAAATCGATGTCGACAATTTTGACGATCGCATGAAATCGATTGCGCCCCGCTTGAACCTGCAAGTTCCCAATAGCCTGAGCGGCCAGGGCGTGCTGGGCGTGGAAGTGGCGTTTGACTCTATGGACAGTTTTTCGCCGGCGCAGTTGGCTCGCCAGATCGAACCGCTGGCCCATTTATTACAAGCACGCACTCAGTTGGCCAATTTGCTGACCTATATGGATGGCAAAAGCGGGGCGGAGGAACTGCTGTCCCGTTTGCTGCAACAACCCGAGCTGCTGCGTGCGTTGGCTGGCCGCCCACCGCAGGCCTTGCCCACGAGCGAACCACAGTCCGGTCAGGACAACGAAGCACAACAATAAGGAATACCGCGATGACATCCACTCAGATATTGACCGCGACCGACGAGGACACCCGGCTGGACCAGCTTTCGGTACTGCTCCAGCAGCAGTTTCGCCCCAAGACCGAGCAGGCCCAGCAGGCGGTGGAATATGCCGTGGCGACCTTGGCCGAACAGGCGCTGGAGCAGTCGGTCACGTTGAGCGACGATGCCTATCAGACGATTCAGGCCGTCATCGCGCAGATCGACCGAAAGATGACCGAGCAGATCAACCACATCCTGCATCACCCGGAGTTTCAGCGCCTGGAAGGAGCCTGGCGGGGCCTGCATCATTTGGTCAGCAATACGGAGACCGACGAATTGTTGCGTATCCGGGTCATGCCGGCGTCCAAGAAGGAGCTGGCGCGTAATCTGAAGCGCTACAAAGGCGTGGCGTGGGATCAAAGTCCTTTGTTCAAGAAAGTGTATGAACAGGAATACGGACAGTTCGGTGGCGAACCTTTCGGCTGCCTGGTGGGCGATTACCACTTTGACCATAGTCCGCCCGATGTGGAAATGCTGGGCGAGCTGGCGCGCATTGGCGCGGCCGCGCACAGCCCTTTTATCGCCGGTGCCGCGCCTTCGGTCATGCAGATGGAGTCTTGGCAGGAGCTGGCCAATCCGCGCGATCTGACCAAGATTTTTTCCAATACTGAATACGCGGCCTGGCAAAGCCTGCGCGAATCGGATGATGCGCGGTATTTGGGGTTGGCCATGCCGCGTTTTCTGGCGCGCTTGCCTTATGGCGCGCGTACCAATCCGGTCGATGAGTTTGACTTCGAGGAAGACACCGACGGGGCCAACCACGACCGTTATACCTGGGCCAACTCAGCCTACGCGATGGCAGTCAATATCAATCGCTCCTTCAAGCACTTTGGCTGGTGCACGGCGATTCGCGGCGTGGAGTCGGGCGGGGCTGTCGAGAACCTGCCTTGCCATACCTTTCCCACCGACGATGGTGGGGTGGATATCAAGTGTCCGACCGAAATCGCCATCAGCGATAGGCGCGAGGCCGAACTGGCCAAGAATGGCTTTATGCCGCTGGTGCATCGGAAAAATTCGGACTTTGCTGCATTTATCGGGGCGCAGTCTTTGCAAAAACCACAGGAATACTACGACGCCGACGCCACGGCCAATGCCCGTTTGGCGGCGCGCCTGCCGTATTTGTTTGCCTGCTGCCGTTTCGCGCACTACCTGAAGTGCATTGTGCGCGACAAGATCGGCTCGTTTCGTGAGCGCGACGATATGGAGCGGTGGCTCAATGGCTGGATCATGAATTATGTGGATGGCGATCCGACCAACTCGTCCCAGGAAACCAAAGCCCGCAAACCGTTGGCGGCGGCCGAAGTGGCCGTGCAGGAGGTGCCGGACAACCCGGGCTATTACGCCGCCAAATTCTTTTTGCGGCCGCATTATCAATTGGAAGGACTGACCGTGTCCTTGCGTCTGGTGTCCCGCCTGCCCTCGCTCAAGGGTGAGCAGAGCTGATTTGTATCCGGGCCAGCGACTGGCCTTATTTGACCTTCAAGGAGAAAAGCGTGGCTGTTGATATGTTCATGAAAATCGAGGGTGCCAGTGGTGAATCCAAGGATTCCAACCATAAGGATTGGACCGATATTCTGTCGTTTTCGTGGGGGGCTTCCCAGCCCGGCAGCATGAGCGCCGGGGGCGGCGGCGGCCAGGGCAAGGCAAATTTTAATGATTTGCATGTGCTGGCCCGCATCGATAAGGCTGCGCCGGCGGTAATGAAACATTGCGCCAGCGGCAAGCACCTGGGCAAGGTGGAGCTGTCGGTGTGCAAGGCCGGGGGCGAACAGGTGGAATATTCCAAAATTACCTTGGAAGATGTGCTGGTGACCTCGGTGCAACTGAATGCCGAGCGCGAGGTGGAAAGCGTGCTGGTCAACTATTCTTTCCAGGCTGCGCGCGTCAAGCAGCAGTACTGGGAGCAATCCGATCGGGGCACCAAGGGCGCGGAAACGCTCGTGGCCTGGGACATCAAGCAGAACAAAGAGGCCTGAGCCGAGCAGGCGACAGGAGCAGGAAGGCCATGAATCGTTTCCGTCCTTCCGGCGGCCGCAACGCCGCGCCTGCGCGCGGCCAGGCGGACCGCCTGCAACCCTGCCTGCTGGACAGGTTGACCGACGAGCGGCCCGGCCATGTGTCGGAGCCGCCGCAACCGATGAGCCAGCGGCAGATGCGTCAGGCGGTCCTGCGCGATCTGGGGTATTTGCTTAATACGCCTAATCAGGGCAGCACGGTGCTGATGCAAGCGCTGACCCATGTGCGCCGGTCGTGTCTGAATTATGGCTTGAGCCCATTGGCCGGCAAGACCATGAGCGAGGTGCAATGGCTGGATGTGGAGCAGGCCTTGCGCACGGCCATCTTGCATTTTGAGCCGCGTATCTTGCCCGATACCTTGCACGTGCATTGTCTGGATCAGGGCGAACAGCGCGATTTGCACAATGTGCTTAGCTTGCGCATTCAGGGCCATATCTGGTGCGAACCGTACCCGCAGGAGTTTTTGCTGCGCACGCGCATCGATCTGGAAAGTGGTCACCTAGACCTGGAAGAGAGTTACGCATCGGCATGAATCCCGAGTTGCTGCAGTATTACAACCGCGAACTGGCTTACCTGCGCGAGCTGGGTGCCGAGTTTGCGCAGGCCTACCCTAAAGTGGCCGCCCGTCTGGGCTTGCAGGATACGGCGGTGGCCGATCCTTATGTGGAGCGATTGTTGGAAGGCTTTAGCTTTCTGACCGCACGCATCCAGATGAAGATGGACGCGGAGTTTCCCCGGCTAAGTCACCAGTTGCTTGATGCCATCCAGCCCTCTTGGCTGATGCCCACGCCCAGCATGGGCCTGGTGCAGTTTCATCCCAGCATGAGCGAGGGGTCGCTGGCCAAGGGTTTTACCCTGGAGCGTCATACGGCGCTGCGCTCGCGTATTCCGGCAGGTGAACAGACGGCCTGTGAGTTTTCCACCTGCCATGCCGTGACGCTGTGGCCCATGCAATTGTCCGATGCGCGCTTGACTGATGTGCCGGGCAACGTGCCGTTGGCGGCCTTGGGCAGCCGGCAGGCATTGTCGGCCCGCTCGACCCTGACGCTGGACTTTCAGGTGCAGGGTGGCTTGACCCTGGAGGAGCTGGCGGTCGATGAGCTGAGTCTGCATCTGGGCGGCCCCGAGTCCGACAGCAGCGTCTTGCTGGACGCCTTGTTGCGGCAGACCCTGGGTGTGTTTGTGCAGATGGGCCAGGAGCCGGCGCAGTTGCTTGGTACGGCCCAATGCCTGACGCATGACGGGCTGCAGGACGAGCAGTCGATCTTGCCGGTGGCGGCTCAGGAGTTTTCGGGACATCGTTTGTTGCGGGAGTATTTTTCCTTGCCGGGCCGTTTTTCTTTTGTGCGACTGCGCGGCGTGCAGGCGGCGATTGCCCGCAGCCGTGCGCTGGGCGGCAAGAGCCGGCGCTGGTCTGTGCATATTGTGTTCGGGCAGGCCTGGCCCGATCTGGCGGCGCGGGTCGGGCCGGGCCATGTGCGTCTGTACTGCACCCCGGCCGTCAATCTGTTTCGTCGGCGCAGCGAACGCATGGCGTTGCGCGCGCAGGCTACCGACCATCATGTGGTTATGGACCGTACCCGGCCTATGGACTTCGAGGTGTGTTTGCTGGAGCAAGTGCGCGGACATGGTCACCAGGGGGTGGATGATGTCGTGTTCCGGCCCTTGTATGCGACCACGGCGCAGGATGCCGGCAATTTTGGGCGCTATTACACGGTGCGTCGCGAGTCGCGCGTGGCGTCGGACAGTCAGAAGCGATGGGGCGGGCGCAGTAGCTATGCGGGCAGCGAGTTGTATCTGTCTCTGGTCGATCAGCGTGAACGACCTGATTGGTTTGGCATGCAACAGATCAGCGTGACGGCTTGGTGCAGCAACCGCGACCTGCCCTTGCTGTTGCCCCGTTCGTCTCAATCGGACTTCAGCCTGCGCGTGTCTGCGCCAGTCGCGGCGGTGACCTTGCTGGATGCGCCGACCCGTCCGCGTTCCATGTCGGCGGGCGGGCGGCAGGCCTGGGAATTGATTTCCCAACTGAGCCTGGCCCAGCTTGGCGTGGCGCAGACCGATCCGCTGGAAGCCGCAGGGCGTTGGCGCGCTTTGCTGGCCGCGCATGTAGACCCGGCCGATGCCGGAGCGTTGCGCCAGATTGCGGCCATTGTCTCCGTTCAGGCCCGTCCGGTGCAACGGGCCATGCCGGGGCCAGGGCCGTTGGTGATGGGCAGGGGCGTGCACTTCGAGGTCACCCTGGATCAAAGCGGTTTTCCGGGTGGGCGCTCGTTCGCGCTGGCTGCCGTGCTGAGCCGTTATCTGACCCGTCATGTCAGCATGAATAGTTTTGTGTCTACGCAGTTCCGCTCGCAGGCGGGCGTGGATCTGGGGGCCTGGGCCCCCAGTGCCGGTACCCGGCCTGTCGTATGAACAGGCCTTCGGAGCCGACCTTAAGGTCGCAGGCATTGTTGCAGGAGCTGGGACGGCTGATCGAGCAGTGGCCTTTTGGGCACGACTTGTTTCGTGTGCTGCGCGCGGTCGATGCCTTGCAGGCGCAATGTGGCCGGCCCAGGCTGGGCACGGCCCCTACGCCACGCCAGGAATACATACGGGTCGGCCAGCCGCCGGCTCTGGCGTTTGCGGCCTCCAGCGTGCAGGGCGCGCAGTGGCAGGACGAGGTATTGCATTTGCAGGTGCAGGGGTTTGGCCTGTGGGGGCCCAATGGCCCTTTGCCGCTGCACATGACCGAGTATTTTTTTCAGCGTAGCCGCAACTTTAATGACCATGCGGGCGTTGCTTTCCTGGACCAGTTTCATCATCGCCTGTTTCTGTTGTTTTTCCGGGCTTGGTCCCAGGCGCAGGCGGTGTGTGATCTGGAGCACGATCAAGATGGTTTTACCCGCTGGCTGGCCAGTCTGGCGGGCACAGGGCCAGTAGGGCAACAGGCCTCCTTGCCTGCGCATGCCGTGTGTTTTCAGGCACCGGTTATGGTTGCGCAGGCGAAAAGCGCACACGCTTTGCAGACTTTGTTGTCCAGTCATTTTCAATTGCCGGTGACTATTCAGGAAAACGTCCCGGTTTGGGTGACGCTGGATGAGCAGGTGCAGGCCAGCCTGGGCGGGGTCTGCGGGCGTCTGGGTCAGGATACGGTGTTAGGGGCGCGGGTATTGGATGTACAGCAGACCATCCGCATCCGTATCGGCCCTCTGGGCCGCGAGGACTATGAGCATTTTTTGCCTGGGCGGACAGGCTGGTGGCAGTTGCGCTCGTGGCTGGCCTTGTATTTGGGCATGGAGTGGTCGGTGCAGTTGCAACTGGTATTACGAGCCTGCGACCAGCCGGGGTTGCAGCTTGGAGCTGGACTGGGTTTAGGTTTGCAGACTTGGGTGGGGGCGGGAGGGCGGCAAGACAAGGCGGATCTGTGCCTGTTTTTGGACAGCCGCCCCTGCCAACCGCCCCTGCCCCCCGATTAACGCAGTCGTGGATCGGCCAGTGGATCGTATTCCGTGTCGCTGCAGGGCAGGGTGCTGGTCCATTCCGGTGTCTGACCGAGTTCGGCCTGCCACGGCGTGCTGGCGCTTGGCAGTACTGGTGTGGAGGCGGTGGACGGACGGTCAAAAGGGTGGTGGTCGGCCGGGGCGGATACGGCCCCTCCCACAGGCACCAGGCCGGGGACATGCAGGTCGGCAAACGGATCGGCTGCGATGTCGGGCGTTGCTTTGTCTTGTGCAGGCTCAGCGGCTGGGCCGATGGCGACGACGTAGTGGGTATGGCCCAGCGCCAGCCGGTCCCCTGTGTGCAGGGTTTGGATTTGACGCAGCGGCAGTTCGGTGCCGTTGACCTGGACATGGCCCGAGGCGCACGCGCGCTCGATCGTCAAGCCGTCATCCTGACGGCGCAGGTAAGCCTGCAACGGTGCGCTTTGCTCACCTGCGGGCAGTGGTAGATCGGCTAGCGGCCAGGACCCGCAGACCAGGCCGGGCGCACGGATGGCAATGGCTGTTCCCGCATCGGCGTGCAGGTGCCAGTCGGGTGCTTGCGGGGTGTTCATGGTTGCTCCTTTTGCAGACCTGCGTAGACCGGTCCCCAGGTGGGATGGCCTTGTTCGGCCTGGGCCAAGGCGAAGTCGGGGTCGACGGCCATCGCTTGTTTGAAGCGGTCTTCGCACAGAAAAACATGGTCGCGCACGCAGAAGCTGAAAGCTTGCAGTTTCAGGGCCTCGCTGTACTGAGACGGCGCGGCGGCGGGCAATGTGCTGGAGCGGGCGACCTGCCGGATGACGGCACCGTAATCGCCGTCGTGAAAGTGCGTGCGGATTTGCTCCAGTTCGGCTTGGGCAGCAGGGCTGAAGACGGCCACGGGCTTGTGCGCGGGCTGGGCGCAGGCGGCCAGCGACAGAAGCAGGGCGGAACGAGTCAGGCAAGCAGTCAAACGCATGGTGAGAATCGGAAAAGTTGAACCTGTCAGCAAGACTAGGAAAGGAAAAAGACAGGCCGATGACACGATGCGATGGCGTCTGTAAGAGTTGTTGCCCAAGGGTAACCGCCGAAACACAGCGTGTCCTTAACAAAGCTGTCGCATTCGTGGTTTTAGATGGGGCGCAGTGTTATTGAAGGAGAACGTGTGATTGCCAGTCGATTTCTGCGCCTGCCTGCCTTGTTGATGTTAGGGCTGCTGGCATCTTGCGCATCGACCTCCAGTCGTGTGGCAGTGCCTTACGACATGGTCTTGACGGCCGATGAGCAACTGAACCCCGACGCCACAGGGCGGCCTTCTCCGATACAGGTGCTGGTGTTCGAGCTGCGCTCGGGCAGCGCATTCGAGGCCACGGACTTTTTTGCTTTGCAGTCGGACCCTCAAGGAGCGTTGCAGGGCGATGTGCTCAATGTGGAGCAGATTGTGTTGCGTCCTGGCCAGACCCATCGTTTGCGTCGCCCCGGCGACTTGCAGGCGGGCGCTGTCGGCGTGGTGGCGGGGTATAGGCAGCTCGATGCCAGTGTCTGGCGCGTGCTCTTGCCGTTGCCCGAATCGCGCACCACCAATATCTACAAGTTCTGGCAGGCCTCGCCTGATGCTGTTCAGGTTCGTCTGCAACTACGCAAGAACGCCATTCATGTCCTTGATTAAGGGCTAAGGCATTGGCAGGGAGCTGGTTATTTCAATGGATAAAGTGATCTGGACCGAAGGGCTGTTTTTGCGTCCGCAGCATTTTCAGCAGTTGGAGCGTTACCTGGAGCAGTATGCGCAGGCCGGACGCAGGGCGACCCAGCCTTTTTTCTGGGGGTTCGAGACGTTGGTCTTGGATGAGCAGGCGCTGGGCATGGGCAGCGTGGCCCTGCGCGAAGCCCGTGGCCTGTTTCCCGACGGCACTCCGTTTGACTGCGGGCCGGGTACCGCGCAGGCTCTGGGCTGGACTGCGCCGCAGGTGGTGCGCCCTGAACGGATCATGCTGGTGTTACCGCGCTGCCTGCCTGGGCGGGTGGATATTCAGTTTGGTGAATCAGGCGCGCGGCGCGCGCGTTATGCCGTGATCGAGCAGGAGCTGCACGATAGCTGCGGCCTGGTGCCAGAGCCGTGTCAGTCCCAGTTGGGGCGGTTGCAGCCGTGTCTGTTGCCCGAGTCCGAGGTGTACGAGGACAGTGTTGCGATTGCGGTGGCCCGTGTTTTGGAGCGGCGGCAGGATCGTTCGCTGGTGCTGGACCCGGATTTCATCGCGCCTGTGCTATCCGTGCAGGCCCATGCGCGTCTGCACGCCTTGAGCGCCGATGTGCAGGCTTTGCTGCAAGCCCGTGGCCAGGCGCTGGCCGAACGCCTGGGGCCGGGCGGGCGGGGCCAGGGCGATGTGGCCGACATGCTGATGCTTGAACTGGTCAATCGTTTTAGAAGCGCGTTGTGGGCGTTGGAGCAGCGCGTGCATGTCCACCCCTGCGAGCTGTATCAACAGTGGATGCAGTTGCATGGCGCGTTGGCGACGTACACCCAGCCCTCGCGCCAGCCGCAGGTCTGGCCGCCGTACCGGCACGATGATCTGGCCGAGTCTTTTCTACCTTTAGTGGTGGAGTTGCGCCGTGCGCTATCGGTCGTGCTGGAGCAGCAGGCCGTGTCAATTGCTCTGGAGGACAAGGGCCAGGGAGTGCGGCTGGCCCAGATCGCCGACCGTGCCTTGTTGCGCCAGGCCGGTTTTGTGCTGGCTGTGCAGGCCGATCTGCCGGCACAGACGGTGCGTCAGCATTTTGCCGCCCAGGCCAAGCTGGGACCGGTGGAGCGCATCCGTGATCTGGTGCATTTGCAACTGCCTGGGATCGGTTTGCAGCCTTTGTCGGTTGCGCCACGCGCGTTGCCGTATCACGCCGGGTTTACGTATTTCGAGCTGGAAAAAGGCGGTGAGCTGTGGCGGCAGATGGAGCAGAACGGCGCATTGGCCTTGCATCTGGCGGGTGACTTTCCCGGTTTGCAGCTTGAGTTCTGGGCGATTCGCCACTGATCCGGAGTACAGGGATGAATCAGACAATGTCCTGGTCGGGCGAACCGAGCAGAAAAGAACGTGCCGATGCGCCGCGTTTCCAGCCCCAAGGCTCCAACCCCTTGCTGCAGGCGGCCAACCCGTTGCTGGTCATGGTGTCCGACATACGGCGCAGCGCACGCCATGCCGATCCGGCCGGTCTGCGCGCCAAGCTGGTGGCCGAGATCCGTCAGTTCGAGCTGCGCGCCCAGGCGGTGCCGGTGGCTAACGAAACCATACTGGCGGCCCGTTACTGCCTGTGCACCACGCTGGATGAGGCGGCGGCCTTGACACCCTGGGGGCAGGCAGGCGTGTGGTCGTCGCATACATTGCTGGTGACTTTTCATAACGAGACATGGGGGGGCGAGAAGTTCTTTCAGTTATTGGACAAACTGATGCAGAACCCGGCTTCACACCTGCCTTTGCTGGAGCTGATGTATTTTTGTCTGGCCCTGGGTTTTCAAGGGCGTTATCGGGTACATGAGCATGGGGCGGGCCAATTGGAAACAGTACGCCAGCGCTTGTACATGACGTTGCGCCAGCATGGGCCGGCCGTGCCGGCCGCCCTGTCGCCCCAATGGCGCGACAACCCGGCCCAGAAGGCGGGCCGCCCTTTGCCGGTGCCGGTCTGGGTGGCGGCGTGCCTGGCTTTGTTCGTGTGTTTGTTGATGTATCTGGGCATCAGCCTGGTGCTGAACCGGCAGTCTGATCGGGTGTTTGACGATGTGGTGGCGCTGCGCTTGCCGGCTTTGCAAACCCAGGGCACGGCGCTCGAACCCAGTGTCGCGCCGCCTGCGCCGCTGGCCTTGGCCGAACTGCTGGCTCCCGAGGTAGCGGAAGGCTTGTTGGCGGTGCGGGACGAGGCGGACCGCAGCATTATTACGTTGCATGGGGACGGCTTGTTCGATTCGGGGGCCGATCAGGTCAGCGCACCCTTGCTGCCAGTGATTGCCCGTATTGCCGATGCGGTGGAGGCTGCATCGGGCTTGGTGCTGGTCGATGGCTATACCGACAATGTGCCCATACGCAGCGTGCGTTTTCCGTCTAATTATCATCTGTCGCAGGCGCGTGCCGATTCGGTCAAGCAGGTATTGCAGCGACGTTTGAGTCAGCCCGAGCGCGTGCGCGCACAAGGTCGGGCCGATGCCGCGCCGGTGGCCGACAATGGCACGGCGCAGGGACGCGCGCAGAATCGACGTGTGGAGATCACCATCGTGCCTTTGGGCAAGGAGGCCGGACGATGATGCGTCTGCTCAATATCGTGTTCAATCGCTCCGTGTGGACTTTTTTGGGTGTCCTTGTTCTGTTGGTATTGATCTGGCTGCTCGGTCCGCTGCTGGCGATCGGTCAGACCCGTCCGCTGGAGTCGGAATGGGCGCGCTGGGCCTTGATGGCGACGGTGCTGGCGTTCTGGCTGCTGCGCCTGCTCTGGCGCAGCTGGCGCGAAGGGCGGCTCAATGCGCAGTTGCTGGGCCAGTTGGGGCGCTCGTCTCAGAAACCGTCCGCTGCGGGCAGCGCCGCCCCGGCGCATCCTTTGCAGAGCCAGTTCGATGAGGCCATCGAACTGCTCAAACGGATTCGTTTTGGTTCGCACATGGGCGGGCGGTTGCGGTCCTTGCTGTCGCGCCAGTATGTGTATCAACTGCCTTGGTATGTATTTATTGGTGCGCCGGGTGCCGGTAAAACGACGGCTTTGATCAATTCCGGCTTGCAGTTTCCCTTGTCTGAGCGCTATGGCAAGACGTCGCTGCGCGGGGTAGGCGGCACACGCAATTGCGACTGGTGGTTTACCGACGAGGCGGTGCTGCTGGATACGGCGGGGCGCTACACCACGCACGAAAGCGATCCGGTGGGCGATGAACAGGAGTGGCGCGGTTTTCTGGGTTTGCTCAAGCGGTACCGCCGCCGGCAGCCCATCAATGGCACTTTGTTGACCATTAGCGTGCCGGACTTATTGGCCAGTTCGCCCGAGCAGCGCCACGATCATGCGCAGGTGCTGCGCCAGCGTCTGGCCGAATTGCGCGAACGTCTGGGCATCCAGTTTCCGATCTATGTGCTGGTGACCAAGATGGACCTGCTGCATGGTTTTCAGGAGTATTTTGAACGCTGTGATCGCCAGGAGCTCGAGCAGGTCTGGGGCTTTACCTTGCCCTACGAGACATCGCGTCAGGCCGGGTTTTCTTTGTCAGAAACATATGGGCGGGAATACGAGGCGCTGCGTCAGCGACTGGAGCAAGGTTTGCCGGCCGTGATGGCCGAGCAGCCGGACGAGGCGTTACGGGCCGAGGCCTATTTGTTGCCCCAGCAGTTTGCCCGGTTGGGGCCTGTGCTGGAGGAGTTTCTGGAACAGGTTTTTAGCCAGTCTCGGTTCGAGGCTCCGCTGCTGCTGCGCGGCGTGTATTTTACCAGCGGGCGTCAGGGCGGGACGCGGCTGGATCAGGTGCGTGATCCGCTGCGCGAGTATCTGGAGGTGGATGGGCAGGCCGATCAGAGCCAGCCGGCGATGGGGCAGGGCAAGAGTTATTTCCTGACGCAATTGCTCAAGGAGCTGATTTTTCAGGAGGCGGGTGTGGCGGGGCGCGACGAGCGCTGGGAGCGCCGCATGCGATTGCGTCATTTTCTGGTGTACGGGCTGGCGGCTGTGGCGGTACTGGCGCTGGGCTTGGCCTGGGGACGTAGTTTCTGGCTGAATCGGGCCTATGTGGAGCAGGTGCAGGCACGCGTGCCGCAGGCCCAGCAACAGGCGGATCAAACGCAGGTCATGGACACCACGCCTGTGGCCGGCTTGCAGCCGTTGCTGGATATGCTGCTGCTCTTGCCGCACAGTCAGCAGTTTGCTTTGGAGGCTCCTGGCCTGGAGCGGCGCATGGGCTTGTATCAGGGCGAAAAACTGAAGGCGGCGGCCGACACGGTGTATCAGCGGGCGCTGGAAAAATTGCTGGCCCCGTTGCTGGCGCGCCGTATCGAGACTGTGCTGCGCAGCGATCAGGCCCAGGATCTGGAGTATGGCTACGAAGCATTGCGCGCTTATTTGATGCTGTACGACACCCGGCGTTATGACGCAGGGCATTTGCAGACCTGGCTGTTGGGCAGCTTGAAGCAGGATCTGCCTGCCGGGTTCAGCCAGGCGCAGTACGACCGCCTGGAAGGACATGTGCGCGCCGTGACCCAGGGTGGCTTGCTGCTTAACCCCTTCCCCCGCAACGAGGCCTTGATCGAGCAAAGCCGTCAGAGGCTGGCCCGTATCAGTCTGGAACAACGCACCTACAGTCGCATGCGCCGTATGCTGGCTGCCACGCCGGGTTTGCGTGCCATGTCGGTGGCAGGGATGGCAGGGCCTTATGCCGCTTCGGTATTTACGCGCCAGAGCGGCAAGCCGCTGACCGATGGGGTGGATGGCCTGTATACCTACGAAGGTTACTGGACGGTCGTGGAACCACGCATCGATAGCGAATTGCAGCAGATGCGCGCCGATGACCGCTGGATATTGGGCCTGGACACCGGAGCGGATCAATCTGAAGCGGCCCGCCGCGCGGCCAGCCAGGAACTGCGTCGACTGTATTTGCTGGATTACGTGCGCAACTGGGACGAGTATCTGGCGGATCTGCGTCTGGTTCAGGGCGCTAGTCTGTTGGAAAACATACAACTGGCCCGTACCTTGTCGATGGCCGATTCGCCGCTCAAGCAGTTGGTGCAGCAAGTGGCCTTGCAGACCCGCTTGCTGCGGGACGATGCCGCGCAGGGGGCCTCTTTGGGTACCCAGGCCAAGCTGCGGCTGGAC encodes:
- the tssJ gene encoding type VI secretion system lipoprotein TssJ; this encodes MIASRFLRLPALLMLGLLASCASTSSRVAVPYDMVLTADEQLNPDATGRPSPIQVLVFELRSGSAFEATDFFALQSDPQGALQGDVLNVEQIVLRPGQTHRLRRPGDLQAGAVGVVAGYRQLDASVWRVLLPLPESRTTNIYKFWQASPDAVQVRLQLRKNAIHVLD
- the tssK gene encoding type VI secretion system baseplate subunit TssK; protein product: MDKVIWTEGLFLRPQHFQQLERYLEQYAQAGRRATQPFFWGFETLVLDEQALGMGSVALREARGLFPDGTPFDCGPGTAQALGWTAPQVVRPERIMLVLPRCLPGRVDIQFGESGARRARYAVIEQELHDSCGLVPEPCQSQLGRLQPCLLPESEVYEDSVAIAVARVLERRQDRSLVLDPDFIAPVLSVQAHARLHALSADVQALLQARGQALAERLGPGGRGQGDVADMLMLELVNRFRSALWALEQRVHVHPCELYQQWMQLHGALATYTQPSRQPQVWPPYRHDDLAESFLPLVVELRRALSVVLEQQAVSIALEDKGQGVRLAQIADRALLRQAGFVLAVQADLPAQTVRQHFAAQAKLGPVERIRDLVHLQLPGIGLQPLSVAPRALPYHAGFTYFELEKGGELWRQMEQNGALALHLAGDFPGLQLEFWAIRH
- a CDS encoding DotU family type VI secretion system protein; amino-acid sequence: MNQTMSWSGEPSRKERADAPRFQPQGSNPLLQAANPLLVMVSDIRRSARHADPAGLRAKLVAEIRQFELRAQAVPVANETILAARYCLCTTLDEAAALTPWGQAGVWSSHTLLVTFHNETWGGEKFFQLLDKLMQNPASHLPLLELMYFCLALGFQGRYRVHEHGAGQLETVRQRLYMTLRQHGPAVPAALSPQWRDNPAQKAGRPLPVPVWVAACLALFVCLLMYLGISLVLNRQSDRVFDDVVALRLPALQTQGTALEPSVAPPAPLALAELLAPEVAEGLLAVRDEADRSIITLHGDGLFDSGADQVSAPLLPVIARIADAVEAASGLVLVDGYTDNVPIRSVRFPSNYHLSQARADSVKQVLQRRLSQPERVRAQGRADAAPVADNGTAQGRAQNRRVEITIVPLGKEAGR
- the tssM gene encoding type VI secretion system membrane subunit TssM: MMRLLNIVFNRSVWTFLGVLVLLVLIWLLGPLLAIGQTRPLESEWARWALMATVLAFWLLRLLWRSWREGRLNAQLLGQLGRSSQKPSAAGSAAPAHPLQSQFDEAIELLKRIRFGSHMGGRLRSLLSRQYVYQLPWYVFIGAPGAGKTTALINSGLQFPLSERYGKTSLRGVGGTRNCDWWFTDEAVLLDTAGRYTTHESDPVGDEQEWRGFLGLLKRYRRRQPINGTLLTISVPDLLASSPEQRHDHAQVLRQRLAELRERLGIQFPIYVLVTKMDLLHGFQEYFERCDRQELEQVWGFTLPYETSRQAGFSLSETYGREYEALRQRLEQGLPAVMAEQPDEALRAEAYLLPQQFARLGPVLEEFLEQVFSQSRFEAPLLLRGVYFTSGRQGGTRLDQVRDPLREYLEVDGQADQSQPAMGQGKSYFLTQLLKELIFQEAGVAGRDERWERRMRLRHFLVYGLAAVAVLALGLAWGRSFWLNRAYVEQVQARVPQAQQQADQTQVMDTTPVAGLQPLLDMLLLLPHSQQFALEAPGLERRMGLYQGEKLKAAADTVYQRALEKLLAPLLARRIETVLRSDQAQDLEYGYEALRAYLMLYDTRRYDAGHLQTWLLGSLKQDLPAGFSQAQYDRLEGHVRAVTQGGLLLNPFPRNEALIEQSRQRLARISLEQRTYSRMRRMLAATPGLRAMSVAGMAGPYAASVFTRQSGKPLTDGVDGLYTYEGYWTVVEPRIDSELQQMRADDRWILGLDTGADQSEAARRAASQELRRLYLLDYVRNWDEYLADLRLVQGASLLENIQLARTLSMADSPLKQLVQQVALQTRLLRDDAAQGASLGTQAKLRLDDTRQALEQMFGPVGLEGGRRTEPQARQVEAIVDQHFEPYHRLASSSGTAPAPIDGTLELLDEFYAFLTSSDAALRSAGTPPQSNVLTKLQAEAGRLPDPLRDALDRFSVGASAEIASRTQESLGQLVNATIGQFCRHAIAGRYPLAGQSSQDVAPNDFARLFAPGGLMDAFFQEHLMHRVDMSGARWRFKPGIDGQAAADFRYLDAFQRAAVIRDVFFPAGSAQPRIDLAVTPVQMDAGLSQVLLDVDGQVLRYAHGPQVASGVQWPGPRGGRQVSLEAQPQSEGSGMRATGAWALLRLLDQAQSVAGASAGAQRLSFSLGGRHFVVDVVANSSKSPWRLAELRGFSCPGSR